The following nucleotide sequence is from Flavobacterium sp. N1736.
AACAAAATATAAAGTAGCTTATTTCAGACGAATGTAAATAATGTATTTTAATTAACAATAGAAAAACCAAAAAAATGTGTTCGAACACAAAAAATATTGCGTTTCTTAAAAAATTATAATATTATTCTTATATAAAAAACAGCGAAATATAGATAATCACAAATGTGCTTGAACACATATAAGTAAAGTAGTATAAAAACACCACGTAAATTTTAAGCTCTAAGAAAATAAAAAAAGTATTATGTAACTCGAAATATTAGAACTTTTTTCACTTTATATATAATTGTATCTGAGATTTTATCGCTAATTTGGTTACATGCAAACAAAACCTGATGTACTAATTATTGGAGGTGGTCTTGCCGGTTTGACGGCAGCAATACATCTTTCAAAAAAAGGAATGAAGGTAATCCTTATAGAAAAATCCGAATATCCGCGTCATAAAGTGTGTGGTGAATATATTTCGAATGAAATTCTGCCTTACCTACTCTGGCTTGGCGCAGATGTTTTGCAATTACAACCCACCAATATTTCTAAATTTGAGTTTTCGACACAAAATGGTAAAACGGCAAAAACAAAACTTCCATTGGGCGGTTTTGGCATAAGCCGATATACTCTTGATCATTTTTTATATCAAAAAGCAGTTGCGAACGGCTGTACAATTCTAAATGAAACGGTTAATGATGTTGCTTTCAGCAATGATGAATTTACGGTTACAACTCCCAATCAAATTTTATCAGCAAAAATTGTTTTAGGCGCATTTGGCAAACGCTCTAATATAGATCAGGTTTTATCCCGAAATTTTATCACTAAAAAATCACCCTGGCTGGCTGTAAAAGCACATTATACGGGAGATTTTCCTGATGATGTTGTGGCTTTGCATAATTTTAATGGCGGTTATTGCGGCGTATCTAAAGTAGAAAGCAATATTATAAACATTTGCTATCTGGCTGATTATGCAACATTTAAAAAATACAAGAACATAGAAGAATATCAGCAAAATGTTCTTTATAAAAACAAGCATCTAAAAACAGTTTTTGAAAATAATAAACCTGTTTTTGATAAACCGATCACGATTAGCCAAATCTCTTTTGATAAAAAACAGCCTGTCGAAAATCATATTTTAATGATTGGCGATACGGCAGGACTTATTCACCCCATGTGCGGCAATGGAATGGCGATGGCCATACACAGCGCAAAAATTGCATCAGAATTGATATTGGATTATCATAACGGTACAATCGAATCACGCGAATTCCTAGAGAAAAAATACACCAAAGAATGGCAGCATAATTTTGGAAAACGATTGTTAATGGGAAGAATTCTGGCCAGAACCTTAACAAATAAAACCATTACAAACACTTTCACAGGCATTGTAGCGTCGCTGCCTGCCCTGCTTTCCGGAATTATTAAACAAACTCACGGCAATCCAATTGCTATAAAAAAATGACTATAAACACTAAATACAGAACCCAGGAAGCGGAGATAATGGACGATTTTTTGCTTCAGAGCGACGAATTACTCGCAGCGCTTGATCAAATTGCACGTATTAATCAATTGCTTGGAGGCAATAATCTAACGCTTAACGGAACAAAAAGGTTATTAAAAAAAGCAGCAGTTTCTAAAACAATAATCATTGCGGATATTGGTTGTGGCAACGGAGACATGTTGCGTATGTTATCAGATTACGGTGAAAAAAACAATATCAATTTTAAATTAATTGGCGTTGATGCAAATGCTTTTACGATAAATTACGCCAAAAAATTATCGAGTGAATATTCTAATATCGAATATATATGTGTTGATATTTTTAGTGAAAATTTTGCTGACTTAAAATACGATATTCTTTTGTGTACACTGACGCTTCATCATTTTTCGAATGAGCAAATATTAAATATAATTACTACCTTTAATAACAATGCAGCTATTGGCATTGTCGTGAATGATTTGCACCGAAGCAAATTGGCTTACAGGCTTTTTCAATTAATTTGTGTTGTATTTGGCTTAAAAAAAATGTCGCGTGAAGATGGTTTGATTTCTATTTTAAGAGGTTTTAAAAGAAATGAACTGGAGGAATTCTCCCAAAAACTACATTTAAAAAACTATTCCATAAACTGGAAATGGGCTTTTAGATACCAATGGATAATAAGCAAAATATGAGTGTAAAAATAGTAACTGTTGCAAAACAACTACCGCAATATTCCAGAACAACAGCCGATATACTTCCGTTTTTAGATGTATGGCTTGACGGACAGGACGAACGTTTTATAAAAAAGGTAAAAAAGATTTTTGAAGGTGCAGCTGTAGACAAACGGTATTCGATAATGGATCCGGTTGAAGTTTTTACCGCATCATCTTTTGAAGAGAAAAATGATATTTACAGCCGTGAAGTTATTATTTTAGGCGAACAGGTTTTGGAAAAAGCATTGGCAAAAGCCGGCTGGGAACCGCAAACACTTGATTATATTATTACGGTAAGCTGCACCGGAATTATGATTCCGTCGCTGGATGCGTATCTTATTAATAAAATGAAATTAAAACAGGATATCGTACGTTTGCCTGTTACAGAAATGGGTTGCGCTGCGGGTATTTCGGGGATTATTTATGCCAAGAATTTCCTGAAAGCGAATCCCAATAAACGTGCTGCTGTAATTGCGGTCGAATCGCCAACTGCAACATTTCAGCTTGATGATTTTTCGATGCCAAATATTGTGAGTGCAGCGATTTTTGGTGACGGAGCCGCGTGTTGTCTATTATCATCGTACAATGACGATTATGGTCCTGAAATAGTAAATGAAGAAATGTATCACTTTTATGATGCAGAACATATGATGGGTTTTAAACTTACGAATGGCGGTTTGCAAATGGTTTTGGATATTGAAGTTCCGGATACTATTGCTTCGCATTTTGGCGATATTATTCATCCGTTTCTTAAAAAGAATAATCTGGAAATTAAAGATCTCGATCACATGATATTTCATCCCGGCGGCAAAAAAATAGTGACAACCGTAGAATCGCTTTTTGCAGGATTAGGAAAAAATATTGACGATACTAAAGAAGTGCTCAAACAATACGGTAATATGTCGAGTGCAACAGTATTGTATGTTTTAGAGCGTATTATGGATGCGAAACCGAAGG
It contains:
- a CDS encoding NAD(P)/FAD-dependent oxidoreductase, which produces MQTKPDVLIIGGGLAGLTAAIHLSKKGMKVILIEKSEYPRHKVCGEYISNEILPYLLWLGADVLQLQPTNISKFEFSTQNGKTAKTKLPLGGFGISRYTLDHFLYQKAVANGCTILNETVNDVAFSNDEFTVTTPNQILSAKIVLGAFGKRSNIDQVLSRNFITKKSPWLAVKAHYTGDFPDDVVALHNFNGGYCGVSKVESNIINICYLADYATFKKYKNIEEYQQNVLYKNKHLKTVFENNKPVFDKPITISQISFDKKQPVENHILMIGDTAGLIHPMCGNGMAMAIHSAKIASELILDYHNGTIESREFLEKKYTKEWQHNFGKRLLMGRILARTLTNKTITNTFTGIVASLPALLSGIIKQTHGNPIAIKK
- a CDS encoding methyltransferase domain-containing protein; translation: MTINTKYRTQEAEIMDDFLLQSDELLAALDQIARINQLLGGNNLTLNGTKRLLKKAAVSKTIIIADIGCGNGDMLRMLSDYGEKNNINFKLIGVDANAFTINYAKKLSSEYSNIEYICVDIFSENFADLKYDILLCTLTLHHFSNEQILNIITTFNNNAAIGIVVNDLHRSKLAYRLFQLICVVFGLKKMSREDGLISILRGFKRNELEEFSQKLHLKNYSINWKWAFRYQWIISKI
- a CDS encoding type III polyketide synthase translates to MSVKIVTVAKQLPQYSRTTADILPFLDVWLDGQDERFIKKVKKIFEGAAVDKRYSIMDPVEVFTASSFEEKNDIYSREVIILGEQVLEKALAKAGWEPQTLDYIITVSCTGIMIPSLDAYLINKMKLKQDIVRLPVTEMGCAAGISGIIYAKNFLKANPNKRAAVIAVESPTATFQLDDFSMPNIVSAAIFGDGAACCLLSSYNDDYGPEIVNEEMYHFYDAEHMMGFKLTNGGLQMVLDIEVPDTIASHFGDIIHPFLKKNNLEIKDLDHMIFHPGGKKIVTTVESLFAGLGKNIDDTKEVLKQYGNMSSATVLYVLERIMDAKPKAGEKGLMLSFGPGFSAQRVLLQW